A portion of the Punica granatum isolate Tunisia-2019 chromosome 7, ASM765513v2, whole genome shotgun sequence genome contains these proteins:
- the LOC116212968 gene encoding pentatricopeptide repeat-containing protein At1g62670, mitochondrial-like isoform X1, with product MQGRTIAEAFKLFERMIDKGVKPNFVTYNTLIHVICSVGQWEKVEVLLTRMIQRDIMPDAQTFNTIVDALCKDGMLSEAESTLDAMIQRGIEPDVVTYNSLIAGYFLHNRIRAAESLFHLMSKRGCSPNVVTYNTVINGYCKRKKMDKAVIIYHEMLQKGMIPTIVTFNILIGGFFQIVDMQAVEQLLREMLDVGPSPNFQTYVILLDGYCKHGHLDRAMALFRQLEDQGMSPNVVIYNILINGMCNAGKLEDAKRLFNDLLSKGCQPDVMAFTTLMNGLCKEGHVSEARKLLQEMG from the coding sequence ATGCAAGGAAGGACAATTGCGGAGGCTTTTAAGCTCTTCGAGAGGATGATAGACAAAGGTGTTAAGCCCAATTTCGTCACGTACAACACCTTGATTCATGTTATTTGCTCTGTAGGACAATGGGAAAAGGTTGAAGTACTCTTAACAAGAATGATTCAAAGGGACATCATGCCGGATGCGCAAACTTTCAACACTATAGTAGATGCACTTTGTAAGGATGGGATGCTCTCCGAAGCAGAGTCTACTCTCGATGCTATGATTCAAAGAGGTATCGAGCCCGATGTTGTCACGTACAATTCACTGATAGCTGGATATTTCCTTCATAATAGAATTAGAGCTGCTGAGAGTTTGTTCCATTTGATGTCGAAAAGGGGCTGTTCCCCCAATGTTGTCACTTACAATACAGTGATAAATGGATATTGCaagaggaaaaaaatggaTAAGGCAGTGATTATATATCATGAAATGCTTCAAAAGGGCATGATTCCAACCATTGTAACATTCAACATCCTTATTGGTGGCTTTTTCCAGATTGTCGACATGCAAGCTGTGGAGCAACTTTTGAGGGAGATGCTCGATGTTGGTCCCTCTCCAAACTTTCAGACGTATGTTATCCTCTTGGATGGATACTGTAAACATGGTCATCTTGATAGGGCAATGGCATTGTTTCGGCAGTTGGAAGATCAAGGGATGAGTCCTAACGTTGTGATCTACAATATCCTCATAAACGGCATGTGCAATGCTGGGAAACTTGAAGATGCCAAGAGACTTTTTAATGATTTGCTCAGCAAAGGGTGTCAGCCTGATGTCATGGCATTTACCACGCTTATGAATGGATTATGTAAGGAAGGCCATGTAAGTGAAGCGCGTAAGTTACTCCAAGAGATGGGATAG
- the LOC116212968 gene encoding pentatricopeptide repeat-containing protein At1g63400-like isoform X2, with protein sequence MIQRDIMPDAQTFNTIVDALCKDGMLSEAESTLDAMIQRGIEPDVVTYNSLIAGYFLHNRIRAAESLFHLMSKRGCSPNVVTYNTVINGYCKRKKMDKAVIIYHEMLQKGMIPTIVTFNILIGGFFQIVDMQAVEQLLREMLDVGPSPNFQTYVILLDGYCKHGHLDRAMALFRQLEDQGMSPNVVIYNILINGMCNAGKLEDAKRLFNDLLSKGCQPDVMAFTTLMNGLCKEGHVSEARKLLQEMG encoded by the coding sequence ATGATTCAAAGGGACATCATGCCGGATGCGCAAACTTTCAACACTATAGTAGATGCACTTTGTAAGGATGGGATGCTCTCCGAAGCAGAGTCTACTCTCGATGCTATGATTCAAAGAGGTATCGAGCCCGATGTTGTCACGTACAATTCACTGATAGCTGGATATTTCCTTCATAATAGAATTAGAGCTGCTGAGAGTTTGTTCCATTTGATGTCGAAAAGGGGCTGTTCCCCCAATGTTGTCACTTACAATACAGTGATAAATGGATATTGCaagaggaaaaaaatggaTAAGGCAGTGATTATATATCATGAAATGCTTCAAAAGGGCATGATTCCAACCATTGTAACATTCAACATCCTTATTGGTGGCTTTTTCCAGATTGTCGACATGCAAGCTGTGGAGCAACTTTTGAGGGAGATGCTCGATGTTGGTCCCTCTCCAAACTTTCAGACGTATGTTATCCTCTTGGATGGATACTGTAAACATGGTCATCTTGATAGGGCAATGGCATTGTTTCGGCAGTTGGAAGATCAAGGGATGAGTCCTAACGTTGTGATCTACAATATCCTCATAAACGGCATGTGCAATGCTGGGAAACTTGAAGATGCCAAGAGACTTTTTAATGATTTGCTCAGCAAAGGGTGTCAGCCTGATGTCATGGCATTTACCACGCTTATGAATGGATTATGTAAGGAAGGCCATGTAAGTGAAGCGCGTAAGTTACTCCAAGAGATGGGATAG